A genomic segment from Nicotiana tabacum cultivar K326 chromosome 7, ASM71507v2, whole genome shotgun sequence encodes:
- the LOC142162040 gene encoding uncharacterized protein LOC142162040 yields MEFGAEQLEESATFLIVVPSTEYLHTVNDEGRHYTVSLLEKKCSCGRFQIDELPCPNTWAVLKSKFQMPEDYCSDYYKPKSVVMTYEVLVYLLTDRKEWNIPAHVENEVVLPPKWKRPPAGPKKKHNKPFIELLQKKNQHSCSICGLV; encoded by the exons atggagtttggggctgagcaacttgaagaGTCTGCTACCTTTttaatt GTGGTGCCATCGACTGAATATTTGCATACGGTGAATGATGAAGGAAGGCATTACACAGTAAGCCTTTTAGAGAAAAAATGCAGTTGTGGGCGGTTCCAAATCGACGAATTACCGTGCCCAAATACTTGGGCTGTCCTGAAGAGCAAGTTTCAAATGCCAGAAGATTATTGCTCtgattattacaaaccaaagtCTGTTGTAATGACATATGAGGTTCTCGTGTATCTTTTGACGGACCGGAAAGAATGGAATATACCAGCACATGTAGAAAATGAAGTTGTATTACCACCCAAATGGAAAAGACCTCCTGCAGGACCAAAGAAGAAGCATAATAAGCCCTTCATTGAATTGCTgcaaaagaaaaatcaacattCGTGTAGTATATGTGGACTGGTATGA